The Patescibacteria group bacterium genomic sequence GAAATTTCACGCTAAACAAGGGTTGATTTTATGGATTGCTTCAGTCGTCTGTTGGATTATTCCAGTGGTGGGTTGGATTTTGAATTTGGTGATTTTCATCTTTATTGTCATTGGTTTTATTCAGGCTATGTCAGGAAAATGGTGGAAGGTGCCGGGGGTGGGTCAGCTTGCGGAAAAAATCAAAATTTAAATTCTCAAAAATTGGCTTTTAGAATTGGAGAGGGTTCTCTTTTGAAAGAGGCGGATTTCTTGTTGGTTTTATTCCATCATATAATATTGTGGGTGTCAGCTCGTGACGATAAACATTTAAGTTATTCTAAAATTTTAATTTGTGTTGAAAAAGCAAACAAAAATTATCTGCACCATTGGACCAGCATCCAGCAGGATGGAGACTATTTTGACGATGCTGAAAGAAGGGATGGATGTGGCACGGGTTAATTTTTCCCACGGAACACATGAGGATAACGGCGCTTTGATTCGCAATGTGCGCGGCGCGGCGCGCACATTGGGGAAAGGAGTGGCGATTATCCAAGACCTTCAAGGGCCGCGCGTGCGCGTAAGCAACATCAAAAAGGGAGGTTTGACATTAAGGGAAGGTGAAACCGTAATTATTACTACCGCGCCCCTTACTCCGCAACAGAAAAAAAATCAAGATAAGCTCAAGGTTTTTCAGGTTACTTACAAGAAGCTGGATCAAGATCTAAAAAAAGGAAGAGTTATTTTGATTGATGACGGTCTCTTTAAATTTAAAGTCCTCGCCATTCGCAAGAAAGAGATTAAGTGCCGCGTTTTGATTGGCGGTTTGCTCACTTCCGGGCGAGGAATGAATTTTCCAGGGTCTGCTTTGGGTTTATCCGCCATCACCCCCAAGGACAGACAGGACTTAGAGTATGGGATCAAGATAGGAGTTGATTTTGTCGCCCTTTCTTTTGTGCAGAGCACAGAGGATGTGTTGGCTCTAAGACGTTTGATTAAGGTCTATGAAAATAGGGAAACGCCTCGGACTAAGGTTATCGCCAAGATTGAAAAAGAAGAGGCTTTAAATAATTTAGAAGCGATTATTGAGGAAGCGGATGGTATTATGGTCGCGCGCGGAGATTTAGGCATTGAAATTGATCCTACGCGCCTGCCCTTAATTCAAAAAGAGATTATCAGCAAGTGTTTAGCCGCGGCGAAGCCGGTGATCGTGGCTACTCATATGTTGGATTCTATGCAGGATAATCCTCGGCCGACGCGAGCGGAAATTTCCGACGTTGCCAACAGCGTGATGGACCATGTCGACGCGGTAATGTTGTCCCAAGAAACGGCAACAGGCAAGTATCCTACAGAGGCGGTGAGGTTTATGGCTCGCACCTGCGCCGAGACCGAGCGCTCGCCCTACGATGATATTATTTATCCCTCTCATCCCACAAAGAAAGAGTTATCGCCGGTTTTAGCGATGAGTCAGGCGGCTTGCATCTTAGCTGCCAATATTCGCGCCAAGGCGATTTTGGTGACCACGCGCTCTGGTTTTTCCGGTCGG encodes the following:
- the pyk gene encoding pyruvate kinase encodes the protein MLKKQTKIICTIGPASSRMETILTMLKEGMDVARVNFSHGTHEDNGALIRNVRGAARTLGKGVAIIQDLQGPRVRVSNIKKGGLTLREGETVIITTAPLTPQQKKNQDKLKVFQVTYKKLDQDLKKGRVILIDDGLFKFKVLAIRKKEIKCRVLIGGLLTSGRGMNFPGSALGLSAITPKDRQDLEYGIKIGVDFVALSFVQSTEDVLALRRLIKVYENRETPRTKVIAKIEKEEALNNLEAIIEEADGIMVARGDLGIEIDPTRLPLIQKEIISKCLAAAKPVIVATHMLDSMQDNPRPTRAEISDVANSVMDHVDAVMLSQETATGKYPTEAVRFMARTCAETERSPYDDIIYPSHPTKKELSPVLAMSQAACILAANIRAKAILVTTRSGFSGRALVSHRPNAGSIIAITGSPNVYRELLLSWGITPYLVQDFHDSQMLIQKSIKTLQKEELVKAGDRVVVMTGFKERGNGWSTSLRIVTV